The Ignicoccus hospitalis KIN4/I genome includes the window TTCAAGGCGGCCAGCTTCTCAAAGCCAGAGAACATAGATTTCATAGAAATGTCCAAGTTGTTCTACGCGCTTCTCGGAAGACCTAAAAAGGTCAAAGTTAATGGTGAGACCTACTGGGTTAAGGTGATAGACGGCGACTTCTTGTACATATTCTCCCAACACGACGGGGAGGTGGAGGTGGAGATAGTTGATGAGGGTTAGCGAAGAGGAGGCGAAGAGGATAGCGGAGAGGCTGAACTACAGGTGGCCCGACCGGACGGTGGTGGCGGTGGCTCAAGAGTACAAGAGCGGGAAGGTATTGATGGTTGCCTCCATGAACAAAGAGGCGGTAATAAAGACCCTCACCACGGGAATAGTCCACTACTGGAGCAAGAGCAGAAAGGAACTGTGGGTGAAGGGGGCCACCAGCGGTCACGTACAAGTCCTAGAGAAGTTCTACTACGACTGCGACGCCGACTCCGTGTTGCTGGTGGTGAGGCAAGCCTCGCTCATAGCTTGCCACGAGGGCTACCGCTCGTGCTTTCACTACAAAGTAGAAGAGGGGGGAGTGAAAGTAGAAGAGCCCAGCTACGAGTAGCCCATCGAATAAACTAACAAGGCTAGGAAGGCCGCCAAGGTCACTGGAGCAACGAACTGCGCTAACTTGCAGTTGTTCTTAAATAAAA containing:
- the hisI gene encoding phosphoribosyl-AMP cyclohydrolase, whose amino-acid sequence is MRVSEEEAKRIAERLNYRWPDRTVVAVAQEYKSGKVLMVASMNKEAVIKTLTTGIVHYWSKSRKELWVKGATSGHVQVLEKFYYDCDADSVLLVVRQASLIACHEGYRSCFHYKVEEGGVKVEEPSYE